The following proteins come from a genomic window of Coffea arabica cultivar ET-39 chromosome 11c, Coffea Arabica ET-39 HiFi, whole genome shotgun sequence:
- the LOC140016494 gene encoding uncharacterized protein, whose product MVESLSLSTTRHPYSYRLQWLSKDSEVRVYKQVRLPFSIGNYIDEVVCDVVLLHATHVILGRPLQFDKHVTFDGRSNKYTLLHNGKRMILTPLTPSQVYEDQLKLQREYDLDHCQKRKQKGTESGNCSKSTLEHSAKSKCDVPSVPNDQALIKPSTKKQNMIIKVKNVGKVVNSDQPVLLMISKHVLLNVDELNKALPSSVVALLQEFEDVFPDEVPDGLSPIRGIEHQIDLLPGAPLPHKPAYRMGPEETKELQKQVDGLLGKGWVKKSLNPCVVPVILVPKKDGTWHMCADCRAVNAITVKYRHPIPRLDDMLDELDGIGAVLIQDKRHCVFFSEKLGGTTLNYPTYDKELYALVRALETWQHYLRPREFMIHTDHESLKFLKRQSKLSKKHTKWVSFIDTFCYVIKYKTGRTNVVADSLSRRHSLLVFLDAKLLGFEMLKELYAHDIDFGEMFASCTKSPHSKYFLHKGFLFYVDKLCMPNSSIRDLFFRETHSGGLMGHFRIVKTLAMLQEHFYWPHI is encoded by the exons ATGGTGGAAAGCCTAAGTTTGTCTACAACCCGACATCCATActcgtaccgactacaatggctaagtaAAGAtagtgaagtacgtgtctacaagcaggtacgtcttcctttctcaaTTGGCAATTACattgatgaagttgtttgtgatgttgtccttTTGCATGCTACTCATGTGATATTAGGAAGACCTttgcaatttgataagcatgttacttttgatggtagGTCTAATAAATACACTCTTTTACACAATGGTAAGAGAATGATCTTAACACCCCTCACACCttcacaagtgtatgaggaccaacttaaaTTGCAAAGAGAATATGATTTAGACCACtgccaaaagaggaaacaaaagggaaccgaatctggaaattgttccaAATCAACTcttgagcattcggccaagagcAAATGTGATGTCCCTAGTGTTCCAAATGATCAAGCATTGATTAAGCCAAGCACTAAGaaacaaaacatgataatcaaggttAAGAATGTTGGGAAagttgtgaattctgatcagcctgtgtTACTTATGATTTCCAAACATGtgctcttgaatgttgatgaactcaataaggcattgccttcaaGTGTGGTTGCATTgttgcaggaattcgaggacgtgttccctgatgaggtccctgatggaTTATCACCCATCCGAGGGATCGAGCACCAAATAGACCTTCTTCCTGGAGCACCCCTACCCCACAAACCCGCCTACCGAATGGGTCCGGAGGAAACTAAGGAACTTCAAAAGCAAGTTGATGGCTtactaggtaagggttgggttaAGAAAAGTTTGAATCCGTGTGTTGTACCTGTTATACTTGTTCCAAAAAAAGATGGTACTTGGCATATGTGTGCTGATTGTAGAGCTGTAAATGCTATAACTGTTAAATaccgtcatcccattcctagattagatgatatgctAGATGAACTTGATG ggaTTGGAGCCGTGTTGATACAAGATAAGAGGCATTGCGTCTTCTTTAGTGAAAAGTTGGGAGGTACAACATTGAACTACCCCACatatgacaaggagttgtacgcacttGTGAGGGCCTTGGAAACATGGCAACATTACCTCCGTCCAAGAGAATTCATGATACACACTGACCACGAATCATTGAAATTTCTCAAGAGGCAGTCGAAATTGAGCAAAAAGCATACCAAGTGGGTAAGTTTTATTGACACCTTCTgttatgtcattaagtataagactggtcgaacgaatgtggtagctgattCTTTATCTCGTAGACATTCCTTGCTAGTTTTTcttgatgctaagttgcttggtTTCGAAATGCTAAAAGAGCTCTATGCACATGACATTGATTTTGGTGAAATGTTCGCATCATGTACCAAGAGTCCGCATAGCAAGTATTTTTTACATAAAGGGTTCTTGTTTTATGTTGATAAGTTGTGTATGCCTAATTCTTCTATTCGTGACTTGTTCTTTCGAGAgacacatagtggtggtctcatgggacatTTTAGGATTGTTAAGACTTTAGCAATgttacaagagcacttttatTGGCCACACATATGA
- the LOC113715940 gene encoding uncharacterized protein — MRTEGSTSRAEGTTPKPANAAGNRPKVPARVYALGHQEVTDHSAVIEGTLSIFRRTARVLIDRGTTHSFVSPAFMEHIDIKAGKLPYDLEIKTHITNKSILANMMYKDCDVWIGERKLSVDLIELALKGYDLILGMDWLAKYHVRLDCSTKKVDFHIPGEPTLQLDVRGKLASTTLISGIQTRKLLSKGA; from the coding sequence ATGCGGACTGAAGGAAGCACTTCACGGGCAGAAGGGACTACGCCAAAACCAGCAAATGCAGCAGGGAACCGACCGAAAGTGCCTGCGCGGGTTTATGCTTTGGGCCATCAGGAGGTGACTGACCATTCGGCAGTCATCGAAGGTACGCTTTCTATATTTCGGCGTACCGCAAGAGTGTTAATAGATCGTGGTACTACCCATTCTTTTGTGAGTCCTGCATTTATGGAACATATAGATATTAAAGCAGGAAAGCTGCCATATGATTTAGAAATAAAGACTCACATTACCAATAAGAGCATCCTTGCCAATATGATGTACAAAGACTGTGACGTGTGGATAGGGGAACGAAAGTTATCGGTAGATTTAATAGAGTTAGCTCTTAAGGGGTACGATCTTATattaggtatggattggctagctaaGTATCATGTACGCCTAGACTGCAGTACGAAAAAGGTTGACTTTCACATACCGGGTGAGCCTACATTGCAATTAGATGTACGAGGAAAGTTAGCCTCCACCACTCTTATTTCTGGGATTCAGACTCGGAAATTGCTAAGTAAGGGTGCCTGA